In Paenibacillus hexagrammi, the following are encoded in one genomic region:
- the murD gene encoding UDP-N-acetylmuramoyl-L-alanine--D-glutamate ligase: MRHPRDYRGLEVVILGLARSGVAAAKLFHQMGAIVQVNDKKDRFACPEADELEALGISVVCGHHPDTLVHPGVALVVKNPGIPYSVGPIQKAEELGIEVVTEVEVAYHFSHAPIIGITGSNGKTTTTTLIGLMLAEGGLSPVVAGNIGRALTEAAPEVTESDWLVVELSSFQLKGTSAFRPRIALLLNLYETHLDYHGTMEDYIHSKAKLFANQTEDDTAILNWDDAVCRELLPSLRAKLLPFSMKETLPHGVYLNAENDALVYADGLGHVHTIMHAKEMGIPGSYNIENALAAAAAAITAGVKLDSIAAVLKQFRGVEHRLEFVRELHGVTYYNNSKATNPAASVKSIEAFEQGIVLIAGGLDRGSDYMELLPTFRERIKGVVTLGQTREKINRVAELAGISKVKTVDTAKDAADAVSQAVRLAAELSEPGDIVLLSPACASWDMFPSYEDRGRMFKESVHNL, from the coding sequence ATGAGACATCCGCGTGACTATCGTGGACTAGAAGTGGTTATTCTGGGCTTGGCTCGCAGCGGAGTTGCTGCGGCTAAGCTTTTTCATCAGATGGGAGCCATCGTCCAGGTCAATGATAAGAAGGATCGATTTGCATGCCCTGAAGCCGACGAATTGGAGGCTCTGGGTATTTCTGTTGTATGCGGGCATCATCCGGACACACTGGTTCATCCTGGAGTGGCCCTCGTTGTCAAGAACCCGGGCATCCCTTATTCGGTAGGGCCGATTCAGAAAGCCGAGGAGCTGGGCATTGAAGTCGTTACAGAAGTAGAGGTTGCTTACCATTTCAGCCACGCTCCTATTATCGGTATTACCGGGTCCAATGGAAAAACGACGACAACAACATTAATCGGCCTTATGCTGGCTGAGGGAGGGTTATCTCCTGTTGTAGCGGGAAATATTGGCCGCGCTTTAACAGAGGCAGCGCCTGAAGTCACGGAGTCCGACTGGCTCGTTGTGGAGCTGAGTAGCTTCCAGCTGAAGGGCACAAGTGCGTTCAGACCCCGAATCGCCTTATTATTGAACCTGTACGAAACCCATTTAGATTATCACGGCACAATGGAGGATTATATCCACTCGAAGGCGAAGCTGTTTGCGAATCAGACGGAGGATGATACGGCGATCTTGAATTGGGATGATGCGGTTTGCAGGGAGCTGCTGCCATCGCTGCGCGCGAAGCTGCTGCCTTTTTCCATGAAAGAAACGCTTCCTCACGGTGTCTATTTGAACGCGGAAAACGATGCGCTGGTCTATGCAGACGGACTAGGACATGTGCATACGATTATGCATGCTAAGGAAATGGGGATTCCCGGAAGCTACAACATTGAAAATGCGCTGGCAGCTGCAGCGGCGGCTATAACGGCAGGCGTGAAGCTGGATTCGATTGCGGCCGTATTAAAGCAATTTCGAGGTGTTGAGCATCGTCTGGAATTCGTGCGCGAGCTTCATGGTGTGACTTATTATAATAATTCAAAAGCTACAAATCCTGCCGCATCGGTGAAATCTATTGAAGCCTTCGAGCAGGGCATTGTGCTCATTGCTGGAGGCCTGGACCGCGGTTCGGATTATATGGAGCTGCTTCCAACGTTCCGTGAACGGATCAAAGGTGTTGTCACCCTAGGGCAAACGCGTGAGAAAATCAACCGTGTAGCTGAATTGGCGGGGATTAGCAAGGTGAAAACCGTCGATACTGCTAAGGATGCGGCGGACGCTGTATCACAAGCGGTGCGGCTTGCTGCGGAGTTAAGCGAGCCCGGCGACATCGTGTTGCTATCGCCTGCCTGCGCAAGTTGGGATATGTTCCCATCTTATGAGGACAGGGGACGCATGTTTAAGGAGTCCGTGCATAACCTTTAA
- the spoVE gene encoding stage V sporulation protein E, with amino-acid sequence MGKARSAPDIWIIVPTLLLLTIGVIMVYSASAVLALREFGDSFYYLKRQLLFAVLGIVAMFFTMNVDYPIWKKYAKVALLVCFGMLVIVLIPGIGVVRGGARSWLGIGAFGIQPSEFMKIGMILFLSKMLSDQQSQITQFTKGLLPPLGIMGLAFGFIMLQPDLGTGVVLVGASLLIIFTSGARILHLSYLAMVGVAGFVGLIIAAPYRLQRITAFLDPWKDPLGAGYQSIQSLYAIGPGGLVGLGLGMSRQKYSYLPEPQTDFIFSIISEELGFIGGSLVLLLFTILVWRGMRAAITAPDSFASLIAVGIIGMIAVQVIINIGVVIGMFPVTGITLPLISAGGSSLTLMLTSIGILLNISRYSR; translated from the coding sequence ATGGGTAAAGCACGGTCCGCTCCGGACATATGGATTATCGTTCCTACCTTGTTGTTATTGACAATCGGCGTTATTATGGTGTACAGTGCCAGTGCGGTTCTTGCTTTACGGGAATTTGGCGATTCGTTTTATTATTTGAAGCGGCAGCTGCTCTTTGCCGTGCTAGGGATCGTCGCGATGTTTTTCACGATGAACGTGGATTATCCCATTTGGAAAAAATATGCCAAGGTCGCTCTTCTTGTTTGCTTCGGTATGCTTGTTATCGTATTGATACCCGGTATCGGGGTTGTACGTGGCGGGGCGCGAAGTTGGCTGGGGATCGGAGCATTCGGGATACAGCCATCGGAATTTATGAAAATCGGGATGATCCTTTTCTTGTCCAAAATGCTGTCGGATCAGCAGTCGCAAATTACGCAATTTACAAAAGGGCTGCTGCCTCCACTTGGTATTATGGGGCTAGCATTTGGCTTCATCATGCTGCAGCCTGACCTTGGAACCGGGGTCGTGCTGGTCGGTGCCTCCTTGCTGATTATTTTCACATCTGGCGCTAGGATTCTGCACTTGTCCTATTTAGCCATGGTTGGTGTAGCTGGATTCGTTGGTCTGATTATTGCAGCTCCTTACCGCTTGCAGCGGATTACCGCATTCCTTGACCCCTGGAAGGATCCGCTCGGAGCGGGCTATCAATCGATTCAATCGCTATATGCGATTGGTCCCGGAGGCTTAGTTGGTCTAGGGCTAGGCATGAGCAGACAGAAATACAGCTATTTACCGGAGCCTCAAACGGATTTTATTTTTTCCATTATTTCTGAAGAGCTTGGTTTTATCGGAGGTTCGTTGGTTCTACTGCTCTTTACCATCCTAGTTTGGAGAGGAATGAGAGCGGCCATCACAGCGCCGGATTCATTCGCGAGCTTGATTGCGGTAGGTATCATCGGCATGATTGCCGTACAAGTTATCATCAACATCGGGGTTGTCATCGGCATGTTCCCGGTAACAGGTATTACTCTGCCGCTAATAAGCGCAGGAGGTTCATCACTTACGCTCATGCTGACTTCCATCGGCATTCTGCTTAACATATCCCGCTATTCGAGGTGA
- the murB gene encoding UDP-N-acetylmuramate dehydrogenase has product MQQLISDLKAAGITEIRTNERLAPFTTWKIGGPADVLIIPQDKEQIAAAIRTLQQHGIPWTVIGRGSNLLVRDKGIRGVVIKLGSALETLRFEGTTVYAGASYSFIKLSILAAKEGLTGLEFAGGIPGSVGGAVYMNAGAHGSDVSRILKQAEVILDTGELVRMQLEDLQYAYRHSVLHTLPGIVTEAVFELQEGDRKEIAGAMAAYRDRRLRTQPLQLACAGSVFRNPAGGFAAKLIEEAGLKGKRVGGAEISMLHANFIVNTGNATAEDVLTLIQEVQQIVLDTYGISLVPEVLVVGER; this is encoded by the coding sequence ATGCAGCAGTTAATTTCTGATTTGAAAGCAGCAGGAATTACGGAAATTAGAACGAATGAACGGCTGGCTCCGTTTACCACTTGGAAAATTGGAGGACCAGCAGATGTGCTCATTATTCCGCAAGATAAAGAACAGATTGCCGCTGCAATTCGAACTTTACAGCAGCATGGCATTCCATGGACTGTTATCGGCCGAGGTTCGAATCTGCTTGTGAGAGATAAAGGCATCCGCGGAGTTGTCATCAAATTAGGCAGCGCGCTGGAAACGCTCCGTTTTGAAGGCACTACCGTATATGCTGGCGCATCGTATTCGTTCATTAAGCTGTCTATTCTGGCTGCCAAAGAAGGATTAACCGGACTTGAGTTTGCGGGAGGGATCCCCGGCTCTGTGGGAGGCGCCGTTTACATGAATGCGGGGGCTCATGGATCGGACGTGTCACGCATACTCAAGCAGGCTGAAGTCATCCTGGATACAGGGGAATTGGTAAGGATGCAGCTAGAAGATTTGCAGTACGCCTATAGACATTCGGTTCTTCATACGCTGCCCGGCATTGTAACAGAGGCCGTCTTCGAACTGCAGGAAGGCGACCGCAAAGAAATTGCGGGAGCTATGGCAGCATACCGGGATCGGCGTCTGCGAACGCAACCGCTGCAATTAGCCTGCGCCGGAAGTGTGTTTCGCAATCCGGCAGGCGGCTTTGCCGCCAAGCTGATTGAAGAAGCGGGACTCAAAGGCAAGCGAGTCGGAGGCGCGGAAATTTCCATGCTTCATGCCAATTTCATTGTAAATACCGGGAATGCGACAGCCGAGGACGTCCTCACCCTCATTCAAGAGGTGCAGCAAATCGTACTTGATACGTACGGTATATCGCTGGTGCCTGAAGTTCTGGTGGTGGGTGAGAGGTAA
- the murA gene encoding UDP-N-acetylglucosamine 1-carboxyvinyltransferase — MEKLVIEGGRPLSGAIQIHGAKNAALPILAASILASGTHTITNVPKLLDIETMLKILRALGCRAEQQDDTVTVLTSTAHSSHIPEDLMGQMRSSIFLMGPLLARFGSVTVYQPGGCAIGERKIDLHLKGLQALGAQIEESNNMIVCTAETLKGSEIVLDFPSVGATENIMMAAVMAEGITTIYNAAREPEIQDLQNFLNAMGADIIGAGTDAITIRGVTSLTPCHYRIIPDRIVAGTFMVAAAATRGSITLERVNPAHLTSVIHVLKRAGIQIACDGDIIHVSCPGRPKAVERIVTSPHPAFPTDLQSQVMVLLSLADGLSVMKETIFEGRFKHVDELSRMGADIRVDMSSAFIRGVPRLYGATVEATDLRAGAALVIAGLVAHGTTIVEQIHHIDRGYDRIENMLTRLGANVHRQAPVPSE, encoded by the coding sequence TTGGAGAAGCTCGTTATCGAAGGTGGAAGACCTCTCTCGGGAGCCATCCAGATACACGGCGCTAAAAACGCCGCATTACCTATCTTAGCAGCCAGCATCTTAGCTAGCGGTACTCATACGATTACGAATGTTCCGAAATTGCTCGATATCGAAACGATGCTCAAGATTCTCCGCGCACTAGGATGCCGGGCGGAGCAGCAGGACGATACCGTAACCGTTCTTACATCCACAGCTCATTCCTCTCATATCCCTGAAGATTTGATGGGACAGATGCGTTCCTCCATCTTTCTGATGGGTCCGCTACTAGCCAGATTCGGCAGCGTGACCGTGTACCAGCCGGGCGGATGCGCGATTGGCGAGCGCAAAATTGACTTGCATCTCAAAGGCTTGCAAGCACTCGGCGCTCAAATCGAAGAATCCAATAACATGATCGTTTGTACGGCCGAAACGTTAAAGGGAAGCGAAATTGTGCTTGATTTCCCAAGCGTCGGCGCTACGGAAAACATTATGATGGCTGCTGTAATGGCCGAAGGCATAACGACGATTTATAATGCCGCCAGAGAGCCGGAAATTCAGGATTTGCAAAACTTCCTCAATGCTATGGGAGCGGATATTATCGGTGCCGGCACCGATGCCATTACGATTCGCGGTGTAACATCGCTGACTCCATGCCATTATCGTATTATTCCAGATCGGATCGTCGCCGGTACGTTCATGGTCGCGGCTGCCGCGACGCGGGGAAGTATTACGCTGGAAAGAGTGAATCCGGCACACTTGACTTCCGTCATTCATGTCTTGAAGCGCGCAGGTATTCAAATAGCTTGCGACGGTGATATAATACATGTAAGCTGTCCGGGAAGACCGAAAGCGGTAGAGCGGATTGTGACATCGCCACATCCGGCCTTTCCGACCGACTTGCAGTCTCAAGTCATGGTTCTGCTATCTCTAGCAGATGGACTTAGCGTGATGAAAGAAACGATATTTGAAGGTAGATTTAAGCACGTAGATGAATTGTCCCGCATGGGGGCTGACATCCGTGTGGATATGAGCTCCGCCTTTATTCGAGGCGTGCCGAGGCTTTACGGCGCGACAGTAGAGGCGACCGATTTGCGAGCCGGTGCCGCATTGGTTATTGCCGGTCTGGTTGCGCATGGCACGACGATTGTTGAGCAGATTCATCATATTGATAGAGGATATGATAGAATTGAGAATATGCTTACGCGGTTAGGAGCCAACGTGCACCGTCAGGCGCCTGTTCCGAGCGAATAA
- a CDS encoding cell division protein FtsQ/DivIB, whose translation MPEERKVPVIPNPRPRSRSNRKLLSFLFIFFITVLIILFFQSSLSRISDIQIEGNELIPTDSIGQAAGIVAGDRFFATSSRAIEQRIKKLPMVKSAQVVKHFPGSIHIQVQEYPKVAFQITADGTKEAVLADGAVVTLKDGAFPLDKPILTGWSDDDPNKAALCKVLGDIPVGALADISEIKPDPSESYPDKIKLYTRSDFEVYTTITYLPEKIDKLPAYIASLEEENITSGMIRMLEVDDHAPFDTENNQNSGKSQTGGGSTKAAGESPTPKTTPQSTPKGNTRDS comes from the coding sequence TTGCCTGAAGAACGTAAAGTACCTGTTATTCCAAATCCGAGACCTCGATCTCGTTCAAACCGTAAGCTGCTTAGTTTCTTGTTTATTTTCTTCATCACTGTACTTATCATTCTCTTCTTTCAATCTTCTCTAAGTCGTATTAGTGATATTCAAATCGAGGGTAATGAGCTAATCCCAACTGATTCTATTGGACAAGCAGCTGGAATTGTTGCGGGAGACCGTTTTTTTGCAACAAGCTCCAGAGCGATTGAACAGAGGATCAAGAAGCTGCCGATGGTGAAGAGCGCCCAGGTGGTCAAACATTTTCCGGGCAGCATTCATATCCAGGTTCAGGAGTATCCTAAGGTAGCGTTCCAAATTACTGCAGACGGTACGAAAGAGGCCGTTCTGGCTGACGGAGCGGTTGTCACCTTGAAGGATGGGGCATTTCCGCTCGACAAACCGATTCTGACAGGCTGGTCGGACGATGACCCGAACAAAGCTGCGTTGTGCAAGGTTTTGGGGGATATCCCCGTTGGCGCCTTGGCCGATATCTCGGAAATCAAGCCTGATCCTTCGGAGTCGTATCCGGATAAGATTAAGCTGTATACGCGTTCGGACTTTGAAGTCTATACAACGATCACTTACCTTCCAGAGAAAATTGACAAGCTGCCTGCATATATAGCAAGCTTGGAGGAGGAGAACATTACAAGCGGCATGATTAGGATGCTTGAAGTCGATGACCATGCTCCGTTTGACACTGAGAACAATCAGAACTCGGGGAAATCCCAAACAGGCGGAGGAAGTACGAAGGCCGCCGGGGAATCTCCCACTCCCAAAACGACACCACAATCTACCCCTAAGGGAAATACGCGTGATTCCTGA
- the ftsA gene encoding cell division protein FtsA, whose amino-acid sequence MSNNDIIVSLDIGTSKVRAIIGEVVNGTINIIGVGSADSEGIRKGAIVDIDQTVNSIRSAVDHAERMVGVEISEVYVGISGNHIALQSSHGVVAVSNEDREIGEEDIERVIQAARVIALPPEREIIGVVPKQYLVDGQEGINDPRGMIGVRLEVEATIITGAKTGIHNLVRVVEKSELKVAGLILMSLASGQLALSKDEKSIGTVLVDIGAGATTIAIFENGNLAATSTISIGGEFVSNDIAIGLRTQLEYAEKIKLKYGCASVDDSADDQVFRVTRIGSNVEKEFSQVDLANIIEPRVQEIFQLIRAEVHRLGYSDPSGGYVLTGGTVCMPGMLAVAQAELATSVRIAVPDFIGVRDPSFTSGVGIIQFVSKYMRNRTSGSGFAKKLVTKAAGKKSSSTTTTTTKPGFMERVKNFFSEFI is encoded by the coding sequence TTGAGCAACAATGACATCATTGTTAGTTTGGACATCGGTACATCCAAGGTTCGTGCTATTATTGGGGAAGTCGTAAACGGAACCATTAATATAATAGGTGTGGGATCTGCCGATTCTGAAGGTATTCGCAAAGGTGCCATCGTCGATATCGATCAAACTGTGAATTCCATTCGCAGTGCGGTTGATCATGCTGAACGAATGGTTGGCGTAGAAATATCTGAAGTTTACGTGGGAATATCCGGCAATCATATCGCTCTTCAGTCGAGCCACGGAGTTGTGGCTGTTTCTAATGAAGACCGTGAAATCGGGGAAGAGGATATTGAACGAGTGATTCAGGCAGCCAGAGTAATCGCCCTACCTCCCGAGCGTGAAATCATTGGTGTTGTACCCAAACAGTACTTAGTTGACGGTCAAGAAGGCATTAATGATCCGCGCGGTATGATCGGTGTGCGTCTCGAAGTAGAAGCAACCATTATTACCGGCGCCAAAACAGGGATACATAATTTAGTCCGTGTTGTGGAAAAATCGGAACTGAAAGTGGCAGGTCTCATCCTGATGTCGCTTGCATCTGGACAGCTTGCCTTATCCAAGGATGAGAAATCCATTGGAACCGTGCTTGTAGATATCGGTGCTGGAGCAACCACCATCGCGATCTTCGAGAATGGAAATCTTGCTGCTACTTCTACGATTTCAATCGGCGGAGAGTTTGTCAGCAATGATATAGCAATTGGACTTCGTACGCAGCTTGAATATGCGGAAAAAATCAAACTGAAGTACGGATGCGCTTCTGTCGATGACTCCGCTGACGATCAAGTATTCAGAGTAACGAGGATCGGAAGCAACGTGGAGAAAGAGTTCTCGCAAGTGGATCTTGCTAATATTATTGAGCCTCGCGTGCAGGAAATCTTCCAACTGATTCGTGCAGAAGTGCACAGACTTGGTTATTCAGATCCCTCCGGCGGATATGTGCTGACTGGCGGGACCGTATGTATGCCAGGGATGTTAGCCGTCGCACAAGCCGAACTCGCAACGTCTGTCCGCATTGCAGTACCAGACTTTATCGGTGTACGGGACCCTTCCTTTACCAGTGGTGTAGGGATCATACAGTTCGTTTCCAAGTACATGAGGAACCGTACGTCGGGATCAGGATTCGCTAAGAAGTTGGTTACGAAGGCGGCAGGCAAAAAATCCTCCAGTACCACCACAACAACGACAAAGCCCGGTTTTATGGAACGGGTAAAGAATTTTTTTAGCGAGTTTATTTAG
- the ftsZ gene encoding cell division protein FtsZ: MFEFDMDMDQLAQIKVIGVGGGGSNAVNRMIENGLRGVEFITVNTDAQALHLAKSEHKLQIGDKLTRGLGAGANPDVGKKAAEESRELILNTLRGADMVFVTAGMGGGTGTGAAPVIAEIAKEVGALTVGVVTRPFTFEGRKRSLQAEQGIAALKEKVDTLIIIPNDRLLEIVDKKTPMLEAFREADNVLRQGVQGISDLIAIPGLINLDFADVKTIMTERGSALMGIGVATGENRAAEAAKKAISSPLLETSIEGARGVLMNITGGVSLSLYEVNEAADIVASASDIEVNMIFGAVIDEKLKDEILVTVIATGFEHKAAPTHAQTKRPSTGGTSDSGSDNRLNNLRPFGSQPSNDQLDIPTFLRNRGRNTDK, encoded by the coding sequence ATGTTTGAATTCGACATGGATATGGACCAGTTGGCTCAAATAAAAGTAATTGGAGTAGGCGGCGGCGGCAGCAACGCTGTGAACCGAATGATTGAAAACGGGCTTCGAGGCGTTGAATTCATTACGGTGAATACAGATGCGCAAGCGTTGCACCTAGCCAAATCTGAACACAAGCTGCAAATCGGCGATAAGCTGACTCGAGGACTTGGCGCTGGCGCCAACCCGGATGTTGGTAAGAAAGCGGCAGAAGAATCAAGAGAACTGATTCTGAATACGCTTCGCGGCGCAGATATGGTGTTTGTCACCGCAGGAATGGGTGGCGGAACTGGCACTGGTGCTGCACCGGTTATTGCGGAAATTGCAAAAGAAGTCGGCGCTTTGACCGTTGGTGTAGTTACCCGTCCGTTCACCTTCGAAGGTCGTAAGCGTTCCCTTCAAGCTGAGCAAGGTATTGCTGCTTTGAAAGAAAAAGTAGATACACTTATTATTATTCCGAACGATCGACTTCTAGAAATCGTAGACAAAAAAACACCGATGCTGGAAGCTTTCCGTGAAGCGGATAACGTGCTCCGTCAAGGGGTGCAGGGTATCTCCGACTTGATTGCAATTCCTGGTCTGATCAATCTGGACTTCGCTGACGTCAAGACGATCATGACAGAGCGAGGATCTGCATTGATGGGTATCGGTGTAGCAACTGGTGAGAACCGTGCTGCAGAAGCTGCTAAGAAGGCGATCTCGAGTCCGCTCTTGGAAACATCAATCGAAGGAGCACGAGGTGTGCTCATGAATATTACGGGTGGCGTAAGTCTAAGTCTCTATGAAGTTAACGAAGCAGCTGATATTGTTGCATCTGCATCCGATATTGAAGTCAATATGATTTTCGGAGCCGTTATTGACGAGAAGCTGAAAGACGAGATTCTGGTGACGGTTATTGCTACCGGATTCGAGCACAAAGCAGCTCCAACCCACGCGCAAACCAAAAGACCCTCAACCGGGGGAACCTCTGACAGCGGATCGGATAATCGGTTGAATAATTTGAGACCGTTTGGCTCTCAGCCTTCTAACGATCAATTGGATATACCAACGTTCCTACGTAACCGAGGACGTAATACCGACAAATAA
- a CDS encoding sigma-E processing peptidase SpoIIGA, with protein sequence MKCIRLGGEAVIVVYADLIFLLNFFMDAAMLIVTAKSRKMAFKWWRIALSASIGASYVVLMFVPDLSVLFTFSVKCMFCVGMIMTAFGFGSLQNFLRNTGSFLLVNFAVAGGIFGIHYILSSSSEVMDGLLFTHAGGVAFRIQMSSLAVILILAVIMVWWYRTVFSSTKQREELTTFLADVTIYVGDFTASCRGLIDTGNQLYDPLTRTPVMVMEVSEWGRCYLRNG encoded by the coding sequence GTGAAATGCATTCGTCTGGGAGGTGAGGCGGTCATTGTTGTTTATGCGGATCTCATTTTCCTCTTAAACTTTTTTATGGATGCAGCTATGCTGATTGTAACAGCCAAATCTCGTAAAATGGCTTTTAAATGGTGGAGAATCGCGCTCTCCGCCAGCATTGGCGCTTCCTATGTCGTACTGATGTTCGTTCCCGATCTCTCCGTGCTTTTTACATTTTCTGTGAAATGTATGTTTTGTGTCGGTATGATTATGACAGCTTTTGGATTTGGAAGCTTACAAAATTTTTTAAGGAATACGGGTTCCTTTCTATTGGTCAATTTTGCTGTAGCGGGCGGTATCTTTGGGATTCATTATATATTGTCTTCTTCGTCCGAAGTTATGGATGGCTTGTTATTTACGCATGCAGGAGGCGTTGCTTTCCGAATCCAAATGAGCAGCTTGGCTGTAATCTTGATTTTGGCTGTGATCATGGTGTGGTGGTATCGTACCGTATTCAGCAGTACCAAACAACGAGAAGAGCTAACAACGTTTCTAGCAGACGTAACGATCTATGTTGGTGACTTTACGGCCTCTTGCAGAGGTTTGATCGATACGGGCAATCAGCTGTACGATCCTCTGACCAGAACTCCTGTCATGGTTATGGAAGTATCGGAGTGGGGGAGGTGCTACCTGAGGAATGGCTGA
- a CDS encoding sigma-E processing peptidase SpoIIGA, whose amino-acid sequence MGEVLPEEWLKRIRSADVDQIISGLGSEEFIWQDRLRLVPYRGVNRNTQFMLAIKPDKVVIHHNDKHIEASKVLIGLDGGKLCSDGSYQAIIHPTLVAAG is encoded by the coding sequence GTGGGGGAGGTGCTACCTGAGGAATGGCTGAAGCGGATTCGTTCTGCAGATGTAGACCAGATTATTAGCGGTTTGGGAAGCGAGGAATTCATTTGGCAGGATCGACTGCGTCTGGTGCCATATCGGGGGGTAAACCGCAACACACAATTCATGCTGGCCATTAAGCCTGATAAGGTGGTGATACATCATAACGACAAGCATATCGAAGCCTCTAAGGTGTTAATCGGTTTGGATGGAGGCAAGCTTTGCAGCGACGGATCGTATCAGGCGATCATCCATCCCACACTTGTTGCAGCCGGGTAA
- the sigE gene encoding RNA polymerase sporulation sigma factor SigE: MLLKWKLLLQIVYYKILMKLGLKGEEIYYIGGSEALPPPLTREEEEYLLEKLPSGDAAVRAMLIERNLRLVVYIARKFENTGINIEDLVSIGAIGLIKAVNTFDPEKKIKLATYASRCIENEILMYLRRNSKIRTEVSFDEPLNIDWDGNELLLSDVLGTENDTIYRNIEEQVDRKLLHKALDKLTERERIIMELRFGLQDGEEKTQKDVADLLGISQSYISRLEKRIIKRLRKEFNKMV, encoded by the coding sequence ATGCTCTTGAAGTGGAAATTGCTCTTGCAAATTGTATATTACAAGATTTTGATGAAGCTTGGCCTCAAAGGCGAGGAAATCTATTACATAGGCGGAAGTGAAGCGCTGCCGCCCCCGTTAACTAGAGAAGAAGAAGAATATTTGTTGGAAAAATTACCATCCGGGGATGCGGCTGTTCGAGCGATGCTGATTGAACGGAATCTGCGTTTGGTTGTCTATATAGCAAGAAAATTTGAGAATACGGGTATCAACATTGAAGACCTCGTTTCCATTGGTGCAATCGGCCTCATTAAAGCAGTGAATACATTCGATCCGGAGAAGAAGATTAAACTGGCGACCTATGCATCTCGCTGCATTGAGAATGAAATCCTTATGTATTTGCGCAGAAATAGTAAGATTCGGACCGAAGTTTCATTCGATGAGCCGCTCAATATCGACTGGGATGGCAATGAGCTTTTGCTTTCCGATGTACTGGGGACGGAAAATGATACGATTTACCGCAATATCGAGGAGCAAGTGGACCGGAAGCTGCTGCATAAAGCACTGGATAAGCTAACGGAACGTGAGCGGATTATTATGGAGCTTCGATTTGGGCTTCAGGATGGCGAGGAGAAGACGCAGAAGGATGTCGCCGATTTATTAGGTATTTCTCAGTCTTACATATCAAGGCTGGAAAAGCGGATCATTAAACGGCTGCGTAAGGAATTTAATAAAATGGTGTAA
- the sigG gene encoding RNA polymerase sporulation sigma factor SigG, with protein MTRNKVEICGVDTAKLPVLSNVEMRELFAELQTKQERTAREKLVNGNLRLVLSVIQRFNNRGEFVDDLFQVGCIGLMKAIDNFDLSQNVKFSTYAVPMIIGEIRRYLRDNNPIRVSRSLRDIAYKALQVRDSLTNQNSREPTIYEISEALNVPKEDVVFALDAIQDPVSLFEPIYHDGGDPIYVMDQISDERNKDMSWIEGIALREAMRKLNAREKMILSMRFFEGKTQMEVADEIGISQAQVSRLEKSAISQMQKHVKT; from the coding sequence GTGACCCGAAATAAAGTCGAGATATGTGGTGTTGATACCGCCAAACTGCCTGTTTTGAGTAATGTGGAAATGCGGGAGCTCTTCGCTGAGCTGCAGACGAAACAGGAACGCACGGCAAGAGAGAAATTAGTGAACGGGAACCTCCGATTGGTTCTCAGTGTGATTCAGCGGTTCAATAATCGAGGAGAGTTTGTGGACGACCTCTTCCAGGTAGGCTGCATCGGATTGATGAAAGCAATCGATAATTTTGATCTCAGCCAAAACGTCAAATTTTCAACGTATGCGGTGCCTATGATTATTGGCGAAATCCGCCGTTACCTGCGCGATAATAACCCGATCCGCGTTTCGCGGTCGCTTCGGGATATTGCTTACAAAGCTTTGCAGGTTCGAGACAGCTTGACCAATCAGAATTCACGCGAACCGACGATCTACGAAATTTCTGAAGCACTTAATGTTCCTAAAGAAGATGTTGTCTTTGCGCTTGATGCTATTCAAGACCCCGTATCGCTGTTCGAACCGATTTATCACGACGGCGGTGATCCGATCTATGTCATGGATCAAATCAGCGACGAGCGCAACAAAGACATGTCTTGGATTGAAGGGATTGCTCTTCGAGAAGCCATGCGCAAGCTGAACGCCAGAGAGAAGATGATCCTATCCATGCGCTTTTTTGAAGGCAAAACGCAGATGGAGGTAGCCGACGAAATCGGCATCTCGCAAGCGCAGGTGTCCAGATTGGAAAAATCAGCGATCTCACAAATGCAAAAACACGTTAAGACCTAA